Proteins from a genomic interval of Niabella soli DSM 19437:
- a CDS encoding GMC oxidoreductase: protein MADTTYDAIVIGSGISGGWAAKELCEKGLKVLLLERGKDIKHITDYVNAGKGPWEFEHRGSMTRAQKEHNPNRIRGFGPSEVNLDWWANDAETPYTEIKQFNWFRGYQVGGRSLLWGKQTYRWSDIDYEANAKEGIGIDWPVRYKEIAPWYDHVERFIGVSGSMENLPQLPDGQFLPPMDMNIVEKDVAARIKTAYNNQRRMIIGRCAHLTEALPGRNKCQYRNKCGLGCPYGGYFSTQSSTLPAAIKTGNLTLRPWSIVTKILYDKDKERATGVEVLDAETNKTYEYKSKIVFLNASTLNSTWVLLHSATEVWPGGLGSSSGELGHNLMDHHLGSGAGGRMEGYEDKYTYGRRPNGVYIPRYRNLNGEKRDYIRGFGYQGGAGRGRGTQAAEELAVGVALKEALCEPGGWNVWIGGFGEVLPYHDNLVGLDKNRKDKWGLNVLAIDAELRDNEYKMRKEIISDGKEMLEKAGVKEVYGFDNDSIMGQGIHEMGTARMGADPRTSVLNRWNQVWDAPNVFVTDGSFMTSAGCVNPSLTYMAFTARAVEHAVSELKKQNL, encoded by the coding sequence ATGGCGGATACTACTTATGATGCAATAGTGATCGGCTCCGGTATCAGTGGCGGATGGGCCGCGAAAGAGCTTTGTGAAAAAGGACTGAAAGTGCTGCTGCTGGAACGCGGCAAGGATATAAAGCATATAACCGATTATGTTAATGCCGGTAAGGGCCCCTGGGAATTTGAGCACCGGGGCAGCATGACCCGGGCGCAAAAAGAACACAACCCCAATCGTATCCGCGGGTTTGGTCCCAGTGAGGTTAATCTCGACTGGTGGGCTAATGACGCAGAAACACCTTACACGGAAATAAAGCAATTCAATTGGTTTCGGGGTTACCAGGTAGGCGGTCGCTCGTTGTTATGGGGCAAACAAACCTATCGCTGGAGCGATATTGATTATGAAGCCAACGCGAAAGAAGGAATTGGCATCGACTGGCCGGTGCGCTATAAGGAAATTGCGCCCTGGTACGATCATGTGGAGCGCTTTATAGGGGTAAGTGGTAGCATGGAAAACTTACCGCAGTTACCGGACGGACAGTTTTTGCCGCCCATGGATATGAATATTGTGGAAAAAGATGTGGCAGCCCGTATTAAGACGGCTTACAACAATCAGCGGCGGATGATCATCGGGCGCTGCGCGCATCTTACAGAAGCATTGCCCGGTCGTAACAAATGCCAGTATCGTAATAAATGCGGATTGGGATGTCCGTATGGCGGCTATTTCAGCACTCAATCGTCCACATTGCCTGCGGCCATAAAAACGGGCAACCTTACCCTGCGTCCCTGGAGTATTGTGACAAAAATTTTGTACGATAAGGATAAGGAACGCGCAACAGGCGTGGAAGTACTGGATGCGGAAACTAATAAAACGTATGAATATAAGTCAAAGATCGTTTTCCTGAACGCCTCCACACTCAATAGTACCTGGGTATTACTGCATTCCGCAACGGAGGTATGGCCGGGCGGGTTAGGCAGCAGCAGCGGTGAGCTGGGGCATAATCTTATGGATCATCATTTGGGATCGGGGGCAGGTGGCCGGATGGAAGGCTACGAAGACAAATATACGTATGGGCGCAGGCCCAACGGCGTGTATATTCCCCGCTACCGGAACCTGAACGGAGAAAAACGGGACTATATCCGCGGTTTTGGTTACCAGGGCGGCGCGGGTCGGGGCCGGGGCACACAGGCGGCGGAGGAATTGGCGGTTGGGGTGGCGCTGAAGGAAGCCCTTTGCGAACCCGGAGGCTGGAACGTTTGGATCGGAGGTTTTGGCGAAGTACTGCCTTATCATGATAACCTGGTAGGCCTGGATAAGAACCGGAAAGATAAATGGGGACTGAATGTACTGGCAATTGATGCGGAATTGAGAGATAATGAATATAAAATGCGCAAGGAGATCATTAGTGACGGAAAGGAAATGCTGGAAAAAGCAGGGGTAAAAGAGGTGTATGGTTTCGACAATGATAGCATAATGGGGCAGGGCATTCATGAAATGGGTACGGCGCGGATGGGGGCTGATCCCAGGACCTCCGTGTTGAACAGGTGGAACCAGGTATGGGACGCTCCGAATGTATTTGTGACCGATGGCTCGTTCATGACATCGGCGGGTTGTGTAAATCCTTCTTTAACCTATATGGCTTTTACAGCCCGTGCAGTGGAGCATGCAGTAAGCGAATTAAAAAAGCAAAATCTGTAG
- a CDS encoding DUF6526 family protein has product MQPQSFKNHIRFYAPHHFIFYPVLMVLVSFAVYRVFTDVALREIWIFIAILLLLTGWLSYMLRQHYALTLQDRLVRLEMRHKYFVLTGKDFEPLEAKISFGQIAALRFAPDEELEALVAKAIQEHLSPRTIKTLIQRWKADAMRV; this is encoded by the coding sequence ATGCAACCTCAATCTTTTAAGAACCATATCCGTTTCTATGCGCCGCATCATTTCATTTTTTACCCGGTGCTGATGGTGCTGGTATCTTTTGCTGTTTACCGGGTTTTTACTGATGTGGCCCTTAGGGAGATCTGGATCTTTATTGCCATTCTATTGCTTTTGACCGGATGGCTCTCATATATGTTGCGTCAACATTACGCGTTAACCTTGCAGGATCGGCTGGTTCGACTGGAAATGCGGCACAAATATTTTGTATTGACCGGGAAAGACTTCGAACCACTGGAAGCAAAAATATCATTCGGACAAATAGCGGCGCTGCGTTTTGCACCCGATGAAGAACTGGAAGCATTGGTTGCAAAAGCTATTCAGGAACATCTTTCGCCACGAACGATCAAAACGCTTATCCAGCGCTGGAAAGCAGATGCCATGAGGGTTTGA
- a CDS encoding LysR family transcriptional regulator has protein sequence MVNLEWYRTFKAIYQSGTLTGAAESLFISQPGVSLHLSSLESYVGYKLFERAGRKMVPTERGKILYNAVSESLSTLEDAEKNFQRSTEKHTPTISIGMCFETFQITLEQYISTLNFNVIIRFGDYHEMSDNLDKGILDLIITPHKGSSAKIEHQPFSSETIVLVAGKELEDAPFQKLVKQKKYAAAEDWLKQQKWYGTTGDMEHLFRFWQLNFGNTPDFRPNYIVPNLNSIVRCLSSGKGLAVIPDFLCHKEIESGQVKLVWKGHKQLKNTLYFACRKNTTHAKEIELIKSLFRKVMK, from the coding sequence ATGGTCAACCTGGAATGGTACCGCACTTTTAAAGCCATTTATCAAAGCGGCACGCTTACCGGAGCAGCGGAGAGCCTGTTTATTTCCCAGCCGGGCGTGAGCCTGCATCTGAGCTCGCTGGAAAGCTATGTAGGGTATAAATTGTTTGAACGCGCTGGTCGTAAAATGGTGCCTACAGAGCGGGGCAAGATCCTGTACAATGCAGTATCAGAAAGTCTTTCCACATTGGAGGATGCGGAAAAAAATTTTCAACGCAGTACCGAAAAACATACGCCCACCATCAGCATCGGTATGTGTTTTGAAACCTTCCAGATCACACTGGAGCAATATATTTCTACCCTGAACTTTAATGTCATCATCCGTTTTGGCGATTATCATGAAATGTCGGACAACCTGGATAAGGGGATCCTGGACCTGATCATAACGCCGCATAAAGGCAGTTCTGCAAAAATTGAGCACCAGCCGTTTTCATCGGAAACAATCGTGTTGGTGGCCGGTAAAGAGCTGGAGGATGCTCCTTTTCAAAAACTGGTAAAACAGAAAAAATATGCGGCGGCGGAAGACTGGCTAAAACAACAAAAATGGTATGGCACTACGGGCGACATGGAGCACCTGTTCCGTTTCTGGCAACTCAACTTTGGCAACACGCCTGATTTTCGGCCAAATTATATTGTACCCAATCTGAACTCCATCGTCCGGTGCCTGAGCAGCGGTAAAGGACTGGCGGTGATCCCGGACTTTTTATGTCATAAAGAAATTGAAAGCGGGCAGGTAAAGCTGGTATGGAAAGGGCATAAACAGCTAAAGAATACGCTTTATTTCGCCTGCCGGAAAAACACTACCCACGCTAAAGAAATTGAGCTGATCAAAAGTTTGTTTAGAAAGGTGATGAAGTAG